The Helianthus annuus cultivar XRQ/B chromosome 15, HanXRQr2.0-SUNRISE, whole genome shotgun sequence genomic sequence ctttttacactatccttaccctatatatatatatatatatatatatatatatataggggatggttcaaatgaaaaccacttttaacgcgaaaactcgaaaactaactaaaaaaagcctaaaaaacacacaaaaattttttttttttttttttcaatttttttaataaaaatcgctagtttttatatataaaaaaaaactttttttcaaaaaaaaaaaaaaaaaaaaaaaatttgtgtagtgcacatgtgtaataatacacatgtgtagtacacagacacatgtgcagtattacacatgtgcactacacaaaatttttttttttttttttttttttgaaattttttttttttttaataaaaaacctgcgaaaatttgattgaaaaaaaaaattttttaaaaaaaaaattttttgcatgtttttttggctttttttaattagttttcgagttttcgcgttaactagtggttttcatttgaaccttcccctatatatatatatatatatatatattaaaacttACTTATTCTAATTAAGAATGACatgttttaaacaaaaattttaaataacataaaaaaatacaaaactaTTACAATTATTTACTTGAAATGAATTcttatattattttaattatagaataattatttttatcattAAAAAATATGAGTGTGAGTTTACGGGTTCGTTACTTATTTTAAAATTTTccttttatttatttcttttaaatTAAGATTCATTTTTAACTACTATTATAATAAAAGAGTctaaagtaaaataaaaacataCTGAAAAAGAAGCCAAAATAGGAGTGGACCCTATCTAAAGTCCAggagtaggatcaaatacaaattaCGTTTCGCATACAAAGtgtaagaaccatttaaaaagtgtcatGTGACATATAACTAATTAGagagaaatgataaaataatatcaGTTATATTAAATTCCCGATAAATATGCTAACAAGCAATTAATTTTTTATTTGGATCATCCTTTCGTTGagagaaatgataaaataatatcaGTTATATTAAATTCCCGATAAATATGCTAACAAGCAATTAATTTTTTATTTGGATCATCCTTTCGTTTTCAATGTGCTGATTAAAAAAAGTGTTGATATCATTCAAATATgtctaaaatcaattatcttgattaattttcatatgttaatataattcaaaagtgctacttttatgtatgtattgttttggtatgtgctaatttaactttttttaagtattaggatctgttcttacggtttataagataaatatggtttgtaccggAAACAACCCCATACAATTTACTTAACATTTCTATCCCTTTTGTAACAACAAATTGTTTTAAACTTATGAGATGACACTCTTGTAATTAAATTCAAAATTAAGGGTTTTGTGGCTACTGTAGCTAAGGATGTAATTTAATATACAGTATAATAACCTCATTTTAAAATTAAGTGCAATTCAACTATAACTTTGGATTAGTGGCGGATTTAGGGGTTCTCGgtttggaaaaaaaataaaaaaattagtgtaAACCCTGTATGATATGGGAAAAATCAGTGAGAATTATTGAGAGTCTAACAAAAAGAACCtccagaaaaaaaaaatttatggaTCTACCACTGCTTTAGATAAAAAAATATTTCAAGCGGATTAATTTATATGATAAGATTTTGAGTGTTACATGATATACAAGTATCATAATTCAAACGATGTCATAATTTAGTTGTGACTTAGTCACCATGATTTTTTATGGTTAATCATTAATTGTGTACATTGTCTCGCTTATTATCATACTATTATTAACACGTGGATGTAGATGTTTACAAAGAATGAACTTAGGGGAACTTAATCTGCCATTGTCATCACACTAAGACGGTACTAATTCTGCTTGTCAACATCTGTCACGCCCATGGCTTTATAGTCCAGTGACATCTTAAGGTGGCACAataatactccagtggtccgtcagtgattcaactttgtcgttcaaaaaaaatattaatatgcCATGTATATGAGAAAAGTTAGACTATATTGTTGCTATTATTATTCATCACAACCAATttgtctgtttttttttttttttttcaaatttgcTTGATGTTACTTCTTGattatctgtttttttttttttcaaatttgcTTGTTACTTCTTGAAGAACGTATAATACAAGGTGTCACAAATGTAGCACAATAACTTGTGAGCTAAGGAGTATGACTCTATGAAGGTTAATTTTGAATTAGTAATAAAGTTAAAGGGTTCAAAGTGGCAAGTTTAGTTTTATGAAGGTTAATTTTGAATTAGTAATAAAGTTAAGGGTTCAAAGTggcaagtttagtttaattagtttttaattaattatttgagAGTTTAGAATTATCTAGTTTGATTTAATTAGCGATATAATTGTGAGTTAGTATTACATTATAATTGATAGAAGCATTTGAGTAGGATTTCTTTGATTAttttttagtataaataggggtCTAGATTATAGTTttatttgtctttttccttgtaaGTTCGTTTGATTGAATAGAAATAGTCGTGGGTTTCTCCCCATAAATATCTTGTGTTTGTGTTCGATCTGATTGTTTGATCCGTCCGGACCAACATAGTATAGTATAAGGCGTGTATAAACAAATATGTTTGAATTGTATAGGACATGTATGGTATATTGAAAGTTAAGTATTGTAGAGCACTGATAAGATTAAGATACATATAAACACGTTTGTTATGGTCATGTAAGTAAAACTTTAAAGTAGGTGTTCAATAGGACTAGCGTGGAACTTCATTATCTAGAAAAGAGTttattactgttttcgtccctgtggtttgtcaaaaatcactatttcagtccattagtttaaaaattgcgatttcagtccctgtggttgaactttcgtaaccatttcagtccacctcgtaaccatttcagtccctgtacttaacagaataatggattgaaatggttacgaacgtgaaaccacagggactgaaatggttacgaaagtaaaaccacagggactgaaatcgcaatttttaaactaatggactgaaatagtgatttttgacaaaccacagggacgaaaacagtaattaactctctAGAAAACAACATAAGTAAAAATGGCGTTATTTGTTGTTTGGTATAGAGAATAATCTTTGATTTGGGTTTGAATTGTATTGAGAAATTGTAGTGTACAAGATTAGGGTTACACAAAGATGGTGTTTATATAGACCACCATATTACACACTAGCCCCTATACTATTTGTTTCCTTCTTTCCGACAcccccctcaagttgagtagtgggaTCTCCAATACTTAACTTGCTCAAACAACTATTAAAAGTGTTTCCGTTGACTGCTTTTGTGAGAATATCTGCAAGTTGATCTTTTGATGATATATACAGGAGCTTAATGATCCCTTCCTCCAGTTTTTCCTTGATGAAATGTCGATCTACCTCCACGTGTTTTGTTCGATCATGCTGAACTGGATTTTCTGAGATTTGTATTGCAGCTGTATTGTCGCACATAATTTTACTGGGTGCTGCCCTTTGGGAGAAACCAATGTCTTCTAGAAGTTTCCTGATCCAAAGAACTTCGCTTAACCCTCGAGCTATGCCTCTGAACTCTGCTTCTGCACTCGACAGAGCGACCACCTTCTATTTCTTACTCCTCCAGGTAACAAGGTTTCCACCAACCAAGGAGAAGTACCCTGATGTTGACCTTCGATTTCCCTTATCTCCTGCCCAGTCGGCGTCAGTGTAGAGCTCAACATTTAAATGTCCATTTGCTTTGAACAACACTCCATGGCCTGCGGTTCCCTTTAGATACCTTAGAATTCTCTGAGCAGCTTCCAGGTGGGCAACTTGCGGTTGGTGCATAAACTGACTTACCACTCCAACAGCATAAGCTATATCAAGGCGAGTGTGAGAGAGATAAATTAACTTGCCCACGAGCCGTTGATACCTTTC encodes the following:
- the LOC110913847 gene encoding uncharacterized mitochondrial protein AtMg00810-like, which gives rise to MKDLGNLKYFLGIEVLKSKQGIFICQKKYVLDLLAETGLIDCKPADTPMVVNHNLHMELNGELADKERYQRLVGKLIYLSHTRLDIAYAVGVVSQFMHQPQVAHLEAAQRILRYLKGTAGHGVLFKANGHLNVELYTDADWAGDKGNRRSTSGYFSLVGGNLVTWRSKK